From one Mesotoga sp. Brook.08.105.5.1 genomic stretch:
- the miaA gene encoding tRNA (adenosine(37)-N6)-dimethylallyltransferase MiaA yields MIPILLGPTAVGKTSLLLDLAQRLPIEIVSVDSRQIYRFMNIGTAKPTESEQAVLKHWLIDIRDPDEDFDVMEFKNLALESVADITARGKIPILAGGTGLYAEVLMKGLVDVPPRDETVREALLQIESENKGSLRKILERVDKNAFERFHENDLKRTIRYLEVFFKTGRPLTELQNERDHNRDFCLVILERDRSELHARIESRLHEMIRAGLADETESLLSKGYGPELNAFKTIGYAEMVQYIRCGVSLTDTIERILVNTRRYARRQIIWFRRYSEALRIDLSSLEGEAARVLENTVLSIWGGKNG; encoded by the coding sequence ATGATACCAATTCTCCTCGGACCGACCGCTGTGGGAAAGACATCGCTTCTTCTGGATTTGGCTCAGAGACTACCGATAGAAATTGTATCCGTTGATTCGCGTCAGATCTACCGTTTCATGAATATCGGCACGGCCAAGCCGACCGAGAGTGAACAAGCCGTCCTTAAGCACTGGCTGATCGACATACGTGATCCCGATGAAGACTTTGATGTGATGGAGTTCAAAAACCTTGCTCTGGAAAGTGTTGCGGACATAACTGCTAGAGGGAAGATCCCGATTCTCGCCGGTGGAACTGGCCTTTACGCCGAGGTCCTTATGAAGGGTTTGGTGGACGTTCCCCCTAGAGATGAAACGGTGCGAGAGGCCCTTCTTCAGATAGAATCCGAAAACAAAGGATCGCTGAGGAAGATCCTGGAAAGAGTCGACAAGAATGCCTTTGAAAGATTCCACGAGAACGATCTCAAGAGAACTATAAGGTATCTTGAGGTTTTCTTCAAAACGGGAAGACCGCTAACTGAGTTGCAGAACGAGAGAGATCACAATCGTGACTTTTGTCTTGTCATTCTCGAAAGGGATAGGAGCGAGCTCCATGCCAGAATAGAGAGTCGTCTACATGAGATGATTCGCGCAGGCCTTGCCGATGAGACCGAGAGCCTTCTGTCAAAAGGCTATGGGCCCGAGCTCAACGCATTTAAGACAATAGGTTACGCCGAAATGGTACAATATATTAGGTGTGGTGTATCCCTCACGGATACTATCGAGCGGATTCTTGTGAACACAAGAAGATACGCTCGTCGTCAGATTATATGGTTTAGAAGATATTCTGAAGCTCTGAGAATTGACCTGTCCAGTCTAGAAGGTGAGGCTGCTCGGGTTTTAGAAAATACGGTTCTCTCAATTTGGGGGGGTAAGAATGGCTGA
- the hfq gene encoding RNA chaperone Hfq, whose product MAEKFNLQDRFLNLLRVNRIEVKMYLEGGFQTKGLVKSFDNFTVLLEDGQEQTLVYKHAIKMMVPQKYVKLTNTTGKKED is encoded by the coding sequence ATGGCTGAAAAGTTCAATTTGCAGGATCGTTTCCTGAATCTTCTTAGGGTTAACAGGATCGAAGTGAAGATGTACCTTGAAGGGGGATTCCAGACGAAGGGTTTGGTCAAGTCGTTCGACAATTTCACGGTGCTGCTTGAGGACGGTCAGGAGCAGACTCTGGTCTACAAGCATGCAATCAAGATGATGGTTCCCCAGAAGTACGTGAAATTGACGAATACTACTGGCAAGAAGGAGGACTGA
- the hflX gene encoding GTPase HflX: MDTLLVAVFSSEEQNIKSEILGELNELARTAGYEIVETVVQNLDYPDPRHYLGKGKVDFARRTLEAFGAVLIITRHELSPSQAMNLEKLLGVPVMDRTQLILKIFGDHASTKEGKLEVEMASLKYQLPRLKGFGRILSQTGAGIGTRGPGEKKLETDRRQAQERISRLRKDIEEMGRQREISRKKRLVSSIPLVSFVGYTNVGKSSLVSEISSEDLLVENKLFATLDTRVRRARLPAGMQVLISDTVGFIRELPHELMESFRSTLDEVKYSDLLAVVSDASDMAVKEKYEIVDRTLRDIGAGEIKRIHVLNKIDLCTNERLAELGTIFPEAVMVSALKSYNIEGILSEISTRLYGKRSRRKLRLKPTEFSSFMRFRGSVEILSENYEKDLIEVEYVSSDEINKRLISSICEEGRK, translated from the coding sequence ATAGACACTTTACTTGTCGCTGTTTTTTCGTCTGAAGAGCAGAATATCAAGTCAGAAATACTGGGCGAGCTTAACGAGCTCGCTCGGACTGCTGGGTACGAAATCGTTGAGACGGTGGTCCAGAACCTCGATTACCCTGATCCCCGTCACTATCTGGGCAAAGGCAAGGTGGATTTTGCGAGGAGAACACTGGAAGCTTTTGGTGCAGTCCTCATTATCACCCGTCATGAGCTGTCTCCATCTCAGGCAATGAACCTGGAGAAGCTTCTTGGAGTCCCCGTAATGGATAGGACGCAACTTATCCTGAAGATCTTTGGGGACCACGCATCGACCAAGGAAGGGAAACTCGAAGTTGAGATGGCCAGTCTTAAGTATCAGTTGCCGAGGCTGAAAGGCTTCGGAAGGATACTTTCGCAGACTGGAGCGGGAATAGGAACAAGAGGGCCCGGAGAGAAGAAGCTTGAAACGGACAGGCGGCAGGCGCAGGAGAGAATCTCTCGGCTTCGCAAAGACATAGAAGAGATGGGCAGGCAGAGAGAGATCTCGAGGAAGAAAAGACTCGTTTCGTCGATCCCGCTGGTTTCCTTTGTAGGATATACGAATGTTGGGAAGTCGTCGCTGGTATCTGAAATCAGCAGTGAAGACCTTCTTGTAGAGAACAAATTGTTCGCGACTCTTGATACTCGAGTCAGGAGAGCTAGACTACCTGCAGGAATGCAGGTTCTCATTTCAGATACCGTTGGATTCATTAGAGAACTGCCACACGAATTGATGGAGAGTTTCAGATCGACGTTAGATGAAGTCAAATACTCGGATCTTCTGGCTGTAGTTTCCGATGCCTCTGACATGGCAGTCAAAGAGAAATATGAAATCGTCGATCGTACCCTGCGGGATATCGGCGCCGGTGAAATCAAGAGGATCCATGTCTTGAATAAGATCGATCTATGCACGAACGAGAGACTTGCGGAGCTCGGGACGATCTTTCCAGAAGCCGTGATGGTTAGTGCTCTGAAGAGTTACAATATCGAAGGTATATTGAGCGAGATATCAACGCGGCTATACGGTAAGAGATCTCGGAGAAAACTTAGACTTAAACCTACCGAGTTTTCGAGCTTCATGAGGTTCAGGGGTTCGGTCGAAATTCTGTCTGAGAACTACGAAAAGGATCTTATTGAGGTTGAGTATGTGTCCTCCGATGAGATAAATAAAAGGCTCATTTCTTCTATTTGTGAGGAGGGAAGGAAATGA
- the metK gene encoding methionine adenosyltransferase, which produces MKTWLFTSESVTEGHPDKMADQISDSILDAMLTQDEDSRVAVETLLATGVAVVAGEVSTKAYVDIPRVVRDTILDIGYNRAKFGFDGETCAVLTSIDEQSPDIALGVNKSFEAKKNDTDRYALIGAGDQGMMFGYATNETAEMMPLPIVLAHRLARRLSKVRKDQSVRGFRPDGKTQVTVKYQDGKPVGVTAIVVSTQHDPDLTAEEIERLVVDNVIAPEIDHELLLEGVEIFVNPTGRFVRGGPSADTGLTGRKIIVDTYGGWTPHGGGAFSGKDPTKVDRSAHYMARYAAKNIVAAGLADRVTLQLAYAIGVAKPVSFMIDAHDTEKVDLEKLRKAVLKVFDFRPAAIIDRLNLKRPIYRQTASYGHFGRIDVELPWEETNAVDQLKKALD; this is translated from the coding sequence ATGAAGACTTGGTTGTTCACCAGTGAAAGCGTTACCGAAGGCCATCCCGACAAAATGGCAGATCAGATTTCAGATTCGATACTCGATGCGATGTTGACTCAGGATGAAGATTCTAGAGTCGCGGTTGAGACTCTTCTGGCAACGGGTGTTGCAGTAGTTGCCGGAGAAGTAAGCACAAAGGCTTACGTAGATATTCCCAGGGTAGTAAGGGATACAATTCTCGATATCGGTTATAACAGGGCAAAGTTCGGCTTTGACGGAGAGACCTGTGCAGTTCTTACAAGTATCGATGAGCAGTCGCCGGATATTGCACTTGGAGTGAATAAGTCCTTTGAGGCGAAAAAGAATGATACAGATAGATATGCGCTTATCGGCGCGGGGGACCAGGGTATGATGTTCGGCTATGCAACGAATGAAACTGCCGAGATGATGCCGTTGCCGATAGTCCTTGCCCACAGGCTGGCCCGTAGGCTCAGCAAAGTGAGAAAGGATCAATCTGTTCGTGGTTTTAGACCCGACGGAAAGACCCAGGTCACAGTTAAGTATCAGGATGGCAAGCCCGTTGGCGTAACTGCGATAGTTGTATCGACCCAGCATGATCCTGACTTGACTGCAGAGGAGATCGAAAGACTCGTAGTTGACAACGTAATTGCTCCTGAAATAGACCACGAGCTACTTCTTGAAGGGGTGGAAATCTTCGTGAACCCGACGGGCAGATTCGTCAGGGGAGGTCCTTCTGCAGATACGGGATTGACTGGCAGGAAGATCATCGTCGATACTTACGGAGGCTGGACACCTCACGGTGGAGGAGCCTTCAGTGGAAAGGATCCTACGAAGGTAGATAGGTCTGCTCACTACATGGCGAGATATGCTGCCAAGAATATCGTGGCAGCCGGCCTTGCAGATCGAGTCACTCTTCAGCTTGCCTATGCGATAGGTGTTGCTAAACCCGTATCCTTCATGATCGATGCCCACGATACAGAGAAGGTCGACCTCGAGAAGCTCAGAAAGGCGGTCCTTAAGGTCTTTGATTTCAGACCTGCAGCAATAATCGATCGTCTCAACCTGAAGCGCCCTATCTACAGACAGACAGCTTCATACGGTCATTTTGGAAGGATCGACGTCGAGCTTCCGTGGGAAGAAACAAACGCCGTCGACCAATTGAAGAAAGCATTAGATTGA
- the rpsT gene encoding 30S ribosomal protein S20: protein MPNNASAKKRVKQTAKRTVMNRAVRTKFRNASKKLYKAMEQGEDPQSVSSMLSEVYSTLDKAAKSGTIHKNTASRKKARLTARVKTYVEARG, encoded by the coding sequence GTGCCTAATAATGCATCAGCAAAGAAGAGAGTAAAGCAGACGGCCAAGAGAACCGTAATGAACAGGGCCGTCAGGACAAAATTCAGAAATGCTTCCAAGAAGCTGTACAAGGCTATGGAACAGGGCGAAGATCCACAGTCCGTTTCTTCCATGCTTAGCGAAGTATATTCTACTCTCGACAAGGCGGCGAAGTCAGGAACTATTCATAAGAATACGGCTTCACGTAAAAAGGCAAGATTGACCGCCAGAGTCAAGACTTATGTCGAAGCGAGAGGTTAA
- the ugpC gene encoding sn-glycerol-3-phosphate ABC transporter ATP-binding protein UgpC, whose amino-acid sequence MAEVILEKVAKTYPNGFKAVLDANLEVQDKEFLVLLGPSGCGKTTTLRMIAGLEEITEGTIKIGGRVVNDVEPKDRDIAMVFQNYALYPHMSVYENMAFGLKLRKTPKPEIEKRVTEAARILGIEQLLDRKPKQLSGGQRQRVAVGRAIVRNPKVFLFDEPLSNLDAKLRVQMRAELKRLHQNLQATIIYVTHDQVEAMTMADKIVIMKDGIIQQIGDPYSVYFEPKNKFVAGFIGTPAMNFISAKLVSEGGKVWVVKEDMKLLVPEDKVERLGHLVGKETTFGIRPEDIYDKMYAVAPKDEFTVKGNVDVVEPLGSETLIHANIHGDEIVAKVDPKSRASAGDKMDLVFDMSMMHLFDPETEENVLAGTHQEATPDNI is encoded by the coding sequence ATGGCAGAAGTTATCCTCGAGAAGGTAGCAAAGACTTATCCGAACGGATTCAAGGCCGTTCTCGATGCGAATCTCGAAGTACAGGACAAGGAGTTTCTGGTTCTACTCGGTCCCTCAGGCTGTGGAAAGACGACGACACTCAGAATGATCGCGGGCCTTGAGGAGATTACGGAAGGAACAATCAAGATCGGTGGAAGAGTTGTTAACGATGTCGAACCTAAGGATAGAGACATCGCCATGGTCTTTCAGAACTACGCGCTTTATCCACACATGTCTGTTTACGAAAACATGGCTTTTGGACTTAAGTTGAGAAAGACTCCAAAGCCGGAGATCGAGAAGAGGGTAACAGAAGCGGCACGTATTCTTGGAATAGAGCAGTTGCTGGATAGAAAGCCAAAGCAGCTTTCCGGTGGTCAGAGACAGAGGGTCGCAGTCGGTAGAGCGATTGTTAGAAACCCAAAAGTCTTCCTCTTCGACGAACCTCTCTCCAACCTTGACGCCAAGCTGAGGGTACAGATGAGAGCCGAACTGAAGAGGCTTCACCAGAACCTTCAAGCAACGATTATCTACGTTACTCATGACCAGGTTGAAGCAATGACAATGGCCGACAAGATCGTAATTATGAAAGACGGAATAATTCAGCAGATCGGCGATCCTTATTCAGTTTACTTCGAGCCGAAGAACAAGTTCGTTGCTGGATTCATCGGCACTCCCGCAATGAACTTCATCAGCGCGAAGCTTGTATCTGAAGGTGGAAAAGTCTGGGTAGTAAAGGAAGACATGAAGCTTCTCGTTCCTGAAGACAAGGTCGAGAGGCTCGGGCACCTTGTCGGCAAAGAAACGACTTTCGGTATAAGACCGGAAGACATCTACGACAAGATGTATGCGGTTGCGCCAAAAGACGAATTCACGGTGAAGGGCAATGTAGATGTTGTCGAACCCCTTGGAAGCGAAACTCTAATCCACGCCAATATTCACGGGGACGAAATCGTCGCAAAGGTTGATCCGAAGAGCAGAGCGTCTGCAGGCGACAAAATGGATCTGGTCTTCGATATGTCTATGATGCACCTGTTTGATCCTGAAACCGAGGAGAACGTCCTCGCCGGTACTCACCAGGAAGCTACCCCTGACAACATTTAG
- a CDS encoding type II toxin-antitoxin system Phd/YefM family antitoxin, whose protein sequence is MSKLHELSFYSLAEAKAHFSKVVDDCEKADIIITKNGLPKAVMMDYDKYVLLSRFLERVYDLYLMDAGDEAMDVEIKDLIVQVDDD, encoded by the coding sequence TTGTCAAAATTACACGAGCTCTCATTTTATTCTCTGGCCGAAGCAAAAGCTCACTTTTCAAAGGTTGTTGACGACTGTGAGAAAGCCGATATAATTATAACAAAAAACGGGCTTCCAAAGGCAGTTATGATGGACTACGACAAGTACGTACTCCTCAGCAGATTTCTCGAACGGGTTTACGATCTGTACTTAATGGACGCTGGCGATGAAGCTATGGATGTCGAGATAAAGGATCTTATCGTTCAGGTTGATGATGATTGA
- a CDS encoding RnfABCDGE type electron transport complex subunit D, which yields MAKKFFQKQPMMRKVIYALLPILVFSIGNFGWVVFSTVLLSVLVSVLCEWLFERKKGKSVSEASIVTGILMGLVLPPAVPFWIVIVASSFAIVFAKMAFGGFAKNLYNPALVGRAFVYVSFPAAVQQSWTPAVQSWGQGFSRWISSDVITMATPMNVIRSGEEVSAWRMIFGNISGTAGETAKWLIAAAAVYLILTKTASWKIIVSTLVSAFAMSGILFLFGLSSINPVYSIIGGSILFGAVFMATDPISAPKKDTAKWIYGVIIGSLAIVIGTFSLFGAGLMFAVLIANTFASLLDYLVTPKKVKA from the coding sequence ATGGCGAAAAAGTTCTTCCAGAAACAGCCGATGATGAGAAAGGTTATCTATGCTCTACTTCCAATCTTGGTATTCTCCATTGGAAATTTCGGCTGGGTAGTCTTCTCCACGGTTCTGCTTTCGGTTCTGGTTTCAGTCCTATGCGAATGGCTCTTTGAAAGGAAAAAGGGAAAATCGGTGAGCGAGGCTTCTATAGTCACCGGTATTTTGATGGGTCTGGTCCTTCCTCCTGCAGTACCGTTCTGGATCGTCATAGTTGCCAGTTCTTTTGCAATTGTTTTTGCGAAAATGGCATTCGGGGGCTTTGCCAAAAACCTGTACAATCCGGCTCTTGTTGGCAGAGCCTTTGTCTACGTGAGTTTTCCGGCTGCAGTTCAGCAGAGCTGGACGCCGGCCGTCCAGTCATGGGGACAGGGCTTCAGTAGATGGATCAGCTCCGACGTTATTACTATGGCCACCCCTATGAATGTCATCAGGAGTGGAGAAGAGGTTAGCGCATGGAGAATGATCTTCGGGAACATCTCCGGCACTGCGGGAGAGACTGCGAAGTGGCTGATTGCTGCGGCGGCCGTTTACCTGATACTAACCAAGACCGCGTCGTGGAAGATCATAGTCTCCACTCTCGTTTCGGCCTTCGCGATGTCGGGAATACTCTTCTTATTCGGACTTTCAAGCATAAACCCTGTCTACTCAATAATCGGGGGTAGCATTCTGTTCGGAGCTGTGTTCATGGCAACTGATCCTATCAGTGCTCCTAAGAAGGATACAGCAAAGTGGATATATGGAGTTATTATCGGGTCTCTAGCCATAGTAATCGGCACATTCTCACTTTTTGGTGCCGGTCTGATGTTTGCGGTGCTTATCGCAAACACATTCGCATCTCTTCTTGACTATCTGGTGACCCCAAAGAAGGTGAAAGCATGA
- a CDS encoding FMN-binding protein, which yields MSEKLYSVVFTFILTTVFVICLAGINAIASDTIERNEQLEFRRSLIYVFNIVEDARSLPGEEVQKLYLDRIQEIDGEQTVYIADNEGKREIAFTVQSAGLWGTITALVAVDESGSRIVGIDFVNHSETPGLGGRIDETAFKEQFRGERISSSSSARIAVVSGQDTGSKDDSKVDAITGATRTSESIQTLLNKAINDVFPAVLEAVN from the coding sequence ATGAGTGAAAAGCTCTACTCTGTAGTATTCACTTTCATTCTTACAACCGTATTCGTTATCTGTCTTGCAGGAATCAACGCAATTGCTTCAGACACTATTGAAAGGAACGAACAGCTTGAATTTCGTCGTTCTTTGATCTATGTTTTCAATATTGTAGAGGATGCGCGTTCTCTGCCGGGTGAAGAAGTGCAAAAACTCTATCTGGATAGAATACAGGAGATCGACGGTGAGCAGACCGTCTACATTGCTGATAATGAAGGAAAGAGAGAAATCGCATTTACAGTTCAAAGCGCAGGTCTATGGGGAACTATAACGGCCCTTGTCGCAGTTGATGAGAGTGGTTCTAGAATAGTTGGGATTGATTTTGTGAACCACTCAGAGACCCCAGGACTGGGCGGGAGAATCGACGAAACAGCTTTCAAGGAACAGTTCAGGGGAGAACGGATATCATCGAGTTCTTCTGCCCGAATCGCCGTAGTGTCTGGACAGGATACTGGTTCGAAAGACGACTCAAAGGTAGATGCGATTACTGGAGCAACAAGGACTTCGGAGTCGATTCAAACTCTGCTTAATAAGGCAATCAACGATGTATTTCCTGCAGTTCTTGAGGCGGTGAATTAG
- a CDS encoding NADH:ubiquinone reductase (Na(+)-transporting) subunit D encodes MAESKKSVFLTNIWKDNPVIVQILGICSALAVTNNLTNTLIMGIGLIFTTAFSSFTISALRRHIPKNVRMMVQVLIIATYVIILDIVLKAYLPSISKALGPYVGLIITNCIIMGRAEAFAQSHGPVLSFIDGISAGIGYSLILLAVAFVRELLGFGTLFGLRVMPEGFTPWVIMIMAPSAFFILGAIIWIARTPIVKKK; translated from the coding sequence ATGGCTGAATCAAAAAAGTCGGTTTTTCTTACAAATATCTGGAAAGACAACCCCGTCATTGTTCAGATATTGGGAATCTGCTCGGCTCTGGCTGTAACAAACAACCTCACAAACACTCTAATAATGGGCATCGGCCTTATCTTCACCACCGCTTTCTCCTCGTTTACAATCTCGGCTTTGAGAAGGCATATCCCAAAGAACGTCCGTATGATGGTGCAGGTTCTGATAATAGCCACCTACGTCATAATTCTCGATATTGTCTTGAAGGCCTATCTGCCTTCTATAAGCAAAGCACTTGGTCCTTATGTGGGCCTTATAATAACCAACTGCATTATCATGGGTCGTGCAGAGGCTTTCGCACAGTCGCATGGGCCTGTGCTCTCTTTCATAGATGGAATCTCTGCGGGAATAGGTTATTCGTTGATCCTGCTTGCCGTGGCTTTTGTGAGAGAACTGCTGGGCTTCGGTACTCTGTTCGGATTGAGAGTCATGCCTGAAGGCTTCACTCCATGGGTAATAATGATAATGGCACCCAGTGCCTTCTTCATATTAGGTGCGATAATCTGGATCGCAAGGACTCCGATCGTGAAGAAGAAGTGA
- a CDS encoding Rnf-Nqr domain containing protein, translating into MGVPLNPFVIMIAAALTSNMVLSNFLGMCSFISVSKDIKTANGLGMAVTFVLTLTSVLNYIVYYYILVPLNLVYLRYIVFIIVIAAFVQFLEMVIDRFSPTLYMNLGIFLPLITVNCAILGGVLFMIIREYSLIQSLFFGFGSGAGWWLAIVALSAMRMRLREKDLPPQLVGPGITMIIIGIMALAFMGFSGMLPVQ; encoded by the coding sequence ATGGGAGTTCCACTTAATCCTTTTGTGATAATGATCGCTGCAGCTCTTACTAGCAACATGGTTCTTAGCAACTTTCTGGGGATGTGCTCGTTCATTTCGGTATCGAAGGACATAAAGACGGCCAATGGTCTTGGCATGGCGGTAACCTTTGTTCTTACCTTGACATCTGTGCTCAATTACATAGTGTATTACTACATTCTTGTCCCGCTGAATTTAGTCTATCTAAGGTACATAGTGTTCATTATTGTCATTGCCGCATTCGTTCAGTTTCTGGAGATGGTCATAGACAGATTCTCTCCAACACTCTACATGAATCTCGGGATCTTTCTGCCTTTAATTACAGTGAATTGTGCGATCCTTGGGGGCGTACTGTTCATGATTATCAGAGAGTACAGCCTGATTCAGTCGTTATTCTTCGGTTTCGGCTCTGGAGCCGGCTGGTGGCTTGCGATAGTTGCTCTGTCTGCAATGCGAATGAGACTTAGAGAGAAGGACCTGCCTCCTCAGTTAGTGGGCCCGGGAATAACAATGATTATCATCGGCATCATGGCCCTGGCCTTTATGGGTTTCTCGGGCATGCTGCCCGTCCAGTAA
- a CDS encoding FAD-binding oxidoreductase, with amino-acid sequence MQIIVTALVVGGISAVLAAVLTIADALVNNYGEVSITINDSKSHKVKGGSTLLSTLAGEKIFIPSACGGKGSCGLCKVKVKTDVGPILPTELPYLSPKEKKDNVRLSCQIKVKGDMSIEIPEELFNIREYVATVSSIEDVTHDIKEVFFSIQDEISFRAGQYVQLVVPAYGDTREETMRAYSMSSQPSVKNGVELLIRLVPNGIVTTYVHKLLNVGDRIKILGPFGDFFLRDTDSDIIFIAGGSGMAPIKSILLDMMEKGVERKAYYFFGARSKSDLFYLEEMKEIESKMPNFHFIPALSDPQQEDNWQGEIGLITDVVDRYLSEQGDDVAREGYLCGSPGMINACIDVLTKHKITEEKIYYDKFG; translated from the coding sequence TTGCAGATAATCGTCACGGCTCTGGTCGTTGGAGGGATCTCCGCAGTACTCGCTGCCGTTCTTACAATTGCAGACGCTCTTGTGAACAATTATGGAGAAGTAAGTATCACTATCAACGACTCGAAGAGTCACAAGGTGAAGGGCGGATCTACTCTTCTTTCGACTCTTGCTGGAGAAAAGATCTTCATTCCATCTGCCTGTGGGGGAAAGGGCAGCTGCGGTCTCTGTAAGGTTAAAGTGAAGACGGACGTTGGGCCTATACTTCCCACTGAACTTCCTTATCTTTCGCCTAAGGAGAAGAAGGACAATGTAAGGCTTTCGTGCCAGATCAAAGTTAAGGGTGATATGTCAATCGAGATTCCCGAAGAGTTGTTCAATATTCGCGAATATGTGGCGACAGTCTCTTCTATAGAAGACGTTACTCACGACATTAAGGAAGTCTTTTTCAGTATTCAAGATGAGATAAGTTTCAGAGCTGGTCAGTACGTCCAGCTGGTTGTCCCTGCCTATGGGGATACAAGAGAAGAGACCATGAGAGCCTACTCGATGTCCTCCCAGCCGTCCGTGAAGAATGGAGTGGAACTCCTTATAAGACTGGTTCCAAATGGAATTGTAACCACTTACGTCCACAAACTGCTCAATGTGGGTGACAGGATTAAAATCCTCGGACCATTCGGAGATTTCTTTCTAAGAGATACCGATTCAGATATAATATTCATTGCCGGCGGTTCTGGAATGGCTCCGATCAAGTCAATCTTGTTGGATATGATGGAAAAGGGAGTTGAGAGAAAGGCGTATTATTTCTTTGGAGCAAGAAGTAAGAGCGATCTTTTCTACCTTGAAGAGATGAAGGAAATCGAAAGCAAGATGCCAAATTTTCACTTCATTCCTGCGCTGTCCGATCCGCAGCAGGAAGACAACTGGCAAGGCGAGATAGGTCTCATTACTGATGTTGTCGACAGATATCTTTCCGAACAGGGTGATGATGTTGCAAGAGAAGGGTATCTCTGCGGCAGTCCCGGAATGATAAACGCCTGCATAGATGTTTTGACGAAGCACAAAATCACTGAAGAAAAGATCTACTACGACAAATTTGGATAG
- a CDS encoding DUF523 domain-containing protein, whose translation MTKILVSACLIGVNCTYRGDNNLSFKLLELVDRFVFLPVCPEQLGGLPTPRPRAEVTTSKDWLASKIVLDQFGNDVTSNYEKGAEEVLKIAKLSGSSIAVLKSRSPSCGCRGIYDGTFSGVMIDGMGITAELLMKNGIEVYSEEETSFLY comes from the coding sequence ATGACAAAGATACTGGTTAGTGCGTGCCTGATCGGAGTTAATTGCACATATCGCGGAGATAACAACCTGTCTTTCAAGCTTCTAGAGCTGGTCGACAGGTTTGTTTTTTTGCCTGTGTGCCCCGAGCAGCTTGGCGGACTCCCCACGCCTAGGCCTCGTGCGGAGGTTACTACCTCAAAGGACTGGCTGGCAAGCAAGATAGTCCTAGATCAATTTGGAAACGATGTCACGAGCAACTATGAGAAGGGGGCCGAAGAGGTTCTGAAGATTGCAAAACTCTCAGGTTCAAGTATTGCAGTTCTCAAATCGAGAAGTCCTTCTTGTGGTTGTAGAGGTATCTACGACGGAACCTTCAGCGGAGTGATGATTGACGGAATGGGAATAACGGCAGAACTGCTCATGAAGAACGGCATCGAAGTCTATTCCGAGGAAGAAACTAGCTTCTTATACTAG